From Bos mutus isolate GX-2022 chromosome 5, NWIPB_WYAK_1.1, whole genome shotgun sequence, one genomic window encodes:
- the CDK2 gene encoding cyclin-dependent kinase 2 isoform X2 yields MENFQKVEKIGEGTYGVVYKAKNKLTGEVVALKKIRLDTETEGVPSTAIREISLLKELNHPNIVKLLDVIHTENKLYLVFEFLHQDLKKFMDASALTGIPLPLIKSYLFQLLQGLAFCHSHRVLHRDLKPQNLLINADGSIKLADFGLARAFGVPVRTYTHEVVTLWYRAPEILLGCKYYSTAVDIWSLGCIFAEMVTRRALFPGDSEIDQLFRIFRTLGTPDEVVWPGVTSMPDYKPSFPKWARQDFSKVVPPLDEDGRSLLSQMLHYDPNKRISAKAALAHPFFQDVTKPVPHLRL; encoded by the exons ATGGAGAACTTCCAAAAAGTGGAAAAGATCGGAGAGGGCACGTACGGAGTTGTGTACAAAGCCAAAAACAAGTTGACGGGAGAAGTGGTGGCGCTTAAAAAAATCCGCCTGGACAC TGAGACAGAGGGTGTACCCAGTACTGCCATACGAGAGATCTCTCTGCTTAAGGAGCTTAATCACCCTAATATTGTCAA GCTGCTGGATGTCattcacacagaaaacaaactctaCCTGGTTTTTGAGTTTCTGCACCAGGATCTCAAGAAATTCATGGATGCCTCTGCGCTCACTGGCATTCCTCTTCCGCTCATAAAG AGCTACTTGTTCCAGCTGCTCCAGGGCCTAGCTTTCTGCCACTCTCATCGAGTCCTGCACCGAGACCTTAAACCTCAGAACCTGCTTATCAACGCAGATGGGTCCATCAAGCTAGCAGACTTTGGACTAGCCAGAGCTTTTGGGGTCCCTGTTCGTACTTATACCCACGAG GTGGTGACTCTGTGGTACCGAGCACCGGAAATCCTTCTGGGCTGCAAATACTACTCCACAGCAGTGGACATATGGAGCCTCGGTTGCATCTTTGCTGAGATG GTGACCCGCCGGGCCCTATTCCCCGGAGATTCTGAGATCGACCAACTCTTCCGGATCTTTCGGACCCTGGGAACCCCAGATGAGGTGGTTTGGCCAGGAGTTACTTCTATGCCTGATTATAAGCCAAGTTTCCCCAAGTGGGCCAGGCAGGATTTTAGCAAAGTGGTGCCTCCCCTGGATGAAGATGGACGGAGCTTGTTATCG CAAATGCTGCACTACGACCCTAACAAGCGGATTTCAGCCAAGGCAGCTCTGGCTCACCCTTTCTTCCAAGATGTGACCAAGCCAGTACCTCACCTTCGACTCTGA
- the RAB5B gene encoding ras-related protein Rab-5B, whose translation MTSRSTARPNGQPQASKICQFKLVLLGESAVGKSSLVLRFVKGQFHEYQESTIGAAFLTQSVCLDDTTVKFEIWDTAGQERYHSLAPMYYRGAQAAIVVYDITNQETFARAKTWVKELQRQASPSIVIALAGNKADLANKRMVEYEEAQAYADDNSLLFMETSAKTAMNVNDLFLAIAKKLPKSEPQNLGGAAGRTRGVDLHEQSQQNKSQCCSN comes from the exons ATGACTAGCAGAAGCACAGCCAGGCCCAATGGGCAGCCCCAGGCCAGCAAAATATGCCAGTTCAAACTGGTCCTGCTGGGTGAATCTGCAGTGGGGAAATCTAGCCTGGTATTACGTTTTGTCAAAGGGCAGTTCCACGAGTATCAGGAGAGCACCATTGGAG CGGCCTTCCTTACCCAGTCTGTTTGTCTAGATGACACGACAGTCAAGTTTGAGATCTGGGACACAGCTGGGCAGGAGCGATACCATAGCTTGGCCCCCATGTACTACAGAGGTGCCCAAGCTGCCATTGTGGTTTATGACATTACTAATCAG GAAACCTTCGCCCGAGCGAAGACATGGGTAAAAGAACTACAGCGACAGGCCAGTCCTAGCATCGTTATTGCCCTGGCAGGGAACAAAGCTGACCTGGCCAACAAGCGCATGGTGGAGTATGAA GAGGCCCAGGCGTATGCAGATGACAACAGCTTATTGTTTATGGAGACTTCAGCCAAGACAGCTATGAACGTGAACGATCTCTTCCTGGCAATAG ctAAGAAGTTGCCAAAGAGTGAACCCCAGAATCTGGGGGGTGCAGCAGGCCGAACCCGGGGTGTGGATCTTCACGAGCAGTCCCAGCAGAACAAGAGCCAGTGTTGTAGCAACTGA
- the CDK2 gene encoding cyclin-dependent kinase 2 isoform X1, which translates to MENFQKVEKIGEGTYGVVYKAKNKLTGEVVALKKIRLDTETEGVPSTAIREISLLKELNHPNIVKLLDVIHTENKLYLVFEFLHQDLKKFMDASALTGIPLPLIKSYLFQLLQGLAFCHSHRVLHRDLKPQNLLINADGSIKLADFGLARAFGVPVRTYTHEVVTLWYRAPEILLGCKYYSTAVDIWSLGCIFAEMHLVCTQHHARCCGEHRRNGRHSLCPLCSYLEVAASQGGGMTAVSTPYPVTRRALFPGDSEIDQLFRIFRTLGTPDEVVWPGVTSMPDYKPSFPKWARQDFSKVVPPLDEDGRSLLSQMLHYDPNKRISAKAALAHPFFQDVTKPVPHLRL; encoded by the exons ATGGAGAACTTCCAAAAAGTGGAAAAGATCGGAGAGGGCACGTACGGAGTTGTGTACAAAGCCAAAAACAAGTTGACGGGAGAAGTGGTGGCGCTTAAAAAAATCCGCCTGGACAC TGAGACAGAGGGTGTACCCAGTACTGCCATACGAGAGATCTCTCTGCTTAAGGAGCTTAATCACCCTAATATTGTCAA GCTGCTGGATGTCattcacacagaaaacaaactctaCCTGGTTTTTGAGTTTCTGCACCAGGATCTCAAGAAATTCATGGATGCCTCTGCGCTCACTGGCATTCCTCTTCCGCTCATAAAG AGCTACTTGTTCCAGCTGCTCCAGGGCCTAGCTTTCTGCCACTCTCATCGAGTCCTGCACCGAGACCTTAAACCTCAGAACCTGCTTATCAACGCAGATGGGTCCATCAAGCTAGCAGACTTTGGACTAGCCAGAGCTTTTGGGGTCCCTGTTCGTACTTATACCCACGAG GTGGTGACTCTGTGGTACCGAGCACCGGAAATCCTTCTGGGCTGCAAATACTACTCCACAGCAGTGGACATATGGAGCCTCGGTTGCATCTTTGCTGAGATG cacCTAGTGTGTACCCAGCACCATGCTAGGTGCTGTGGGGAACACAGAAGAAATGGAAGACACAGTCTCTGCCCGCTGTGCTCCTATCTAGAAGTGGCTGCATCACAAGGAGGGGGGATGACCGCAGTGTCTACCCCATACCCC GTGACCCGCCGGGCCCTATTCCCCGGAGATTCTGAGATCGACCAACTCTTCCGGATCTTTCGGACCCTGGGAACCCCAGATGAGGTGGTTTGGCCAGGAGTTACTTCTATGCCTGATTATAAGCCAAGTTTCCCCAAGTGGGCCAGGCAGGATTTTAGCAAAGTGGTGCCTCCCCTGGATGAAGATGGACGGAGCTTGTTATCG CAAATGCTGCACTACGACCCTAACAAGCGGATTTCAGCCAAGGCAGCTCTGGCTCACCCTTTCTTCCAAGATGTGACCAAGCCAGTACCTCACCTTCGACTCTGA